A section of the Triplophysa dalaica isolate WHDGS20190420 chromosome 8, ASM1584641v1, whole genome shotgun sequence genome encodes:
- the dop1b gene encoding protein dopey-2 isoform X1, with the protein MMDPEEADLQNDYRYRSYAAVIEKALRNFESSSEWADLISSLGKLNKALQSNLKYSLLPRRLIIGKRLAQCLHPALPSGVHLKALETYEVIFKIIGTKWLAKDLFIYSSGLFPLLGHAAMSVKPILLRLYERYFLPLQRALLPSLQAFIMGLLPGLEEGAEVYDRTDALLLKLSVLVGQPVFYGALWGSVLICPLVRLPATLFIVAHFDHSLTGRKQKYMLGTDHNLVVKSICLALQDSNVLVQRNMLEILLYFCPFATYLDPVECAIPLNEDEMINVVSAASLTLLRRDMSLNRRLYAWILGLDIKGGIVAADSSCYNTVEDYTAFYFSTHSRRLLVKALGNILKQKDIEANPDNVIEYLRPFRIIISLLDKPEIGPLVLSDVLLEVVRAFYSYCKAMLGEDALNSSLSGSQLNSKIKENKNASEIIKTVNMFVSVISSNYLWDYMTRHFQTCLGSQTDPAEKLDSKEWSIPPSITELSTLIIFLLDVIPLELYAEIQTQNLPQMLGSMLHSLHGHMTSFSLQELTQAMRACYKVLSKIQMPVAYMDMEAESQRLDVEHTQILVTEDHKKKESSQVKGNHEENSGEVDLNGHDALDVEPLEAPYPPLRSEDSGLGLSASPSEQHLLPARTGSDCLSGTEGVWRRRGTIENMSKCLQNILASMITSHLLNIIDPEEKKKQEEANRVDQNGSPRGSKQSPLKRKGSRDLGLIKDRLAEFFNPSKLRIAGFHGSSGDGGKDHISAELEWMGSFQSKGKGEISESCRQAFAVICQLLLECTTFPVYFTEEESKDLNTTMFNKTGSDSSLPEWLRFLMTLCCLTKDYQVQHVAISSLLELINHSQSLALVIQDKNQRYKNSDANPLSGQLQMVTLPPIYPSVLKTLENSTDFYLRVSQVLWAQLDIERREHHVSCVELFYRLHCLAPSATICEDIICLGLYSRDKVVYLEALHRFSVLWHLTREILTNRNTSLKRSFDRSLFVVLDSLNNQDGSVSAAAQNWLVRALSLSDVVRILEPVLLLLLDPKTQRSPIQSIKQNLPVGHFKPLSYRDRSTIKSSLEEQQDTFASGFTVVDREALWKELERDPELLRTPSDSPGMSQSESEETEEEDEERPEEVEEDSEHTESADTSGAQNSTENSSSSSAPYIQQRDDGGIEEAGVNGLKRVDSERTQVSDSLSSDEDDGQLEAMAKSRQLKRQREKREAVNSLFRHVLLYKQQYESSRILYAFTILETILRTSAGPFVEALSNTSLDCSSTAHLNLIQNLLQRHRQAEEGGSFYGQLQISTPPTAATPDPASSPLYSPSSPSSPPTLLLELLTCLCLRYLRSHYPSYANVPNPQLQANREVQVKSVEVLTELMIQLVRVAQQAQIGDAKCCANLEAVRNLLWNYKVQQYVLLTLSASMYVCQRGERSDQNTVLEEDLDGELSEENLINLGRDGTWAEHPLQIALLKLLKVLIVLEHHVCPPHTKAHDSHKDHDSNQQRRAEPPSSALAREWQTAVMFQQSIKAVRYVASQPITAQGMFVSAAARALHPQYGCAMHPAWVTLLCEVLPYLGRSLAIIVSPIIAQICKNLEELVKQHEHDGIKSSHNSILKRENIAPDYPLTLLEGLTTITHYCLLDHKKAIVSCDAPDMRNASNAILDEFPHMISSMALLWGVAKGCDSTHGSRVSPTSVYFKGTKILRQKVLEFLMPLTQQFGMQVMASVAAVWSNRRSRKRCSRKKILPDASDSQLTVVDLVKALNTLRTDTILQLIREVVKKPHQIKGDQKTTLVDIPMLQFSYVYIQSLPPQALQENINSLLCLLRESIQLNLAPPGHFLLLGMLNDCVNRLPNMDNKRDTKELQEVSQRILEAVGAVAGSSLEQTSWLSRNLEVKAQPQVCLQGEDDDHEANDSDECAGQGSTMVSSSAPSVFSVQALALLAEVLAPLLDMVYRSDEKEKAVPLISRLMYYVFPYLKNHSAYNMPSFCAGAQLLSSLSGYAYTKRAWKKEVLELFMDPMFFTMDSSCTCHWRSIIDHLLTHEKAMFKDLMNMQSSSLKLFNSAEQKPMLLKRQAFAMFSGENDQYHFYLPLIQERLTENLRVGQTPAVSAQMFLMFRVLLLRISPQHLTSLWPIMVTELIRIFNRLEKTLLDDKEVSKSKLRGGHDKNGFLGFPQAELDMYLSACKFLDTAVSFPPEQMPLFQMYRWAFIPEVDVEHFDGPENTLLEEEQECKPHVVKILDGINRRYRELNGTVGESGTDRVEFPLLTLRSLSSIVDLVPFFNTLCCSFTSSSSLSAPLPRYTADYPPPSSHRVMKRLEQIIEGEFLDGMDI; encoded by the exons TTCAGGACTGTTCCCATTGTTGGGTCATGCGGCAATGTCAGTGAAGCCCATTCTATTGAGGCTGTACGAGCGGTACTTCCTGCCTCTTCAGAGGGCGCTGTTACCCAGCCTGCAGGCCTTTATCATGGGTCTTCTGCCTGGACTGGAGGAAGGTGCAGAGGTCTATGACAG GACAGATGCTTTGCTCTTGAAGTTGTCGGTGTTGGTGGGTCAGCCTGTGTTTTATGGGGCACTGTGGGGTTCAGTGCTCATATGTCCTCTTGTACGGCTCCCTGCCACCCTCTTCATCGTTGCACATTTTGATCACTCGCTCACAGGCAGAAAACAGAAGTACATGCTTGGGACTGATCACAACcttgta GTAAAATCCATTTGTCTCGCTCTACAAGACTCCAATGTTTTGGTCCAGAGAAACATGCTGGAAATTCTGCTTTACTTCTGCCCCTTTGCAACCTACCTG GATCCTGTAGAGTGTGCCATTCCATTAAATGAAGATGAGATGATCAATGTGGTGTCAGCGGCCTCGCTCACTCTTCTCAGAAGAGACATGTCTCTGAATCGACGTCTGTATGCTTGGATACTCG GTTTAGACATTAAGGGAGGAATAGTGGCTGCGGACTCCAGTTGTTATAACACCGTTGAAGACTACACAGCATTTTATTTCAGCACACACTCCAGAAGATTACTGGTGAAG GCACTGGGGAATATTTTGAAACAGAAGGATATAGAGGCCAACCCAGACAATGTCATAGAGTATCTCAGACCATTTCGCATCATTATTAGCCTTCTGGACAAACCTGAAATAG GGCCCTTGGTGTTGTCTGATGTGTTGCTGGAGGTGGTCCGAGCTTTTTACAGCTACTGTAAAGCAATGCTGGGAGAGGACGCTCTAAACAGCAGCCTGAGCGGCAGCCAACTTAACAG TAAAATCAAGGAGAATAAAAACGCTTCAGAGATTATAAAGACTGTGAATATGTTTGTGAGTGTCATAAGCAGCAATTATCTCTGGGATTACATGACCAGGCACTTCCAAACCTGCCTCGG CTCACAGACTGATCCAGCAGAGAAACTTGACTCTAAAGAATGGAGCATCCCTCCTTCAATCACTGAGCTCTCGACCCTCATTATTTTCTTGTTGGATGTTATTCCTCTG GAGCTCTATGCAGAGATTCAAACTCAGAACCTGCCACAGATGCTGGGAAGCATGTTGCATTCGCTGCATGGTCACATGACATCCTTTAGCCTGCAGGAGCTCACGCAGGCCATGAGGGCATGTTACAAAGTGCTCAGTAAGATCCAGATGCCAGTGGCCTATATGGACATGGAGGCCGAATCACAGAGACTGGATGTTGAGCATACACAG ATCTTGGTAACAGAAGATCATAAAAAGAAGGAGAGCAGCCAGGTAAAAGGTAACCATGAAGAGAACTCGGGTGAGGTTGATCTGAACGGACATGATGCACTGGATGTTGAGCCGCTTGAAGCACCATACCCTCCTTTGCGGTCTGAAGACAGTGGTTTAGGACTGAGCGCCTCTCCATCTGAACAACACCTTCTACCAGCCCGAACTGGATCAGATTGTCTTTCTGGGACAGAGGGTGTTTGGAGAAGAAGAGGGACAATAGAAAACATGTCCAAGTGTTTACAGAACATATTAGCATCTATGATCACAAG CCACTTGCTGAATATAATTGATCCtgaggaaaagaaaaaacaggaaGAAGCAAATCGGGTGGATCAGAATGGCAGTCCCCGTGGCAGTAAGCAGTCTCCACTGAAACGTAAAGGCAGCCGAGACCTGGGTCTCATCAAAGACAGACTTGCAGAGTTTTTCAACCCTAGTAAACTAAGAATCGCTGGCTTTCATGGGTCTTCTGGGGATGGGGGTAAAGACCACATATCTGCAGAGTTGGAATGGATGGGAAGCTTCCAGTCAAAGGGCAAAGGGGAGATATCAGAGTCGTGTCGGCAGGCCTTCGCTGTCATCTGCCAACTTCTTCTTGAATGCACAACATTTCCAGTCTATTTCACAGAGGAGGAGAGCAAAGACCTGAACACAACCATGTTCAACAAGACAG GGAGTGACAGCAGCCTTCCTGAGTGGCTGAGGTTCTTGATGACTCTGTGTTGTCTGACGAAAGACTACCAG GTGCAACATGTTGCGAtctcctctctgcttgagctGATCAATCACTCGCAGTCTTTAGCTCTTGTCATTCAGGATAAGAACCAGCGTTATAAGAACTCTGATGCTAACCCGCTCAGTGGACAGCTTCAAATGGTCACCCTGCCTCCCATCTACCCTTCTGTTCTCAAAACTTTGGAGAACTCCACAGACTTTTACCTG CGTGTGTCTCAAGTGCTTTGGGCTCAGTTGGACATTGAACGCAGAGAACATCATGTATCTTGTGTGGAGCTCTTCTATCGGCTTCACTGCTTGGCTCCATCTGCAACCATTTGTGAGGACATCATCTGTCTGGGTTTATACAGCAGAGACAAG GTTGTGTATCTGGAGGCCCTCCACAGGTTCTCGGTTCTGTGGCACCTGACACGAGAGATCCTGACTAATCGCAACACTTCTCTCAAACGCTCCTTTGACAG GTCTTTGTTTGTGGTACTAGATAGTTTAAACAATCAGGATGGTAGTGTTAGTGCTGCTGCCCAGAACTGGTTGGTGCGGGCTCTCTCGCTGAGTGATGTGGTCCGCATTCTGGAACCAGTTCTGCTCTTATTGTTGGATCCAAAAACGCAACGATCACCGATACAGAGCATAAAACAAAATCTCCCTGTTG GTCATTTTAAGCCACTGAGTTACAGAGACAGATCCACTATAAAAAGTTCTTTAGAGGAACAGCAGGACACATTTGCCAGTGGATTCACTGTAGTAGACCGTGAGGCATTGTGGAAGGAGCTGGAACGAGATCCAGAGCTACTGAGAACGCCCTCGGATTCCCCAGGAATGTCCCAAAGTGAGAGTGAAGAAACAGAGGAAGAGGATGAAGAAAGACCGGAAGAAGTAGAAGAGGATAGTGAACACACAGAATCGGCAGACACTAGCGGTGCTCAGAACTCAACGGAAAACTCCAGCTCAAGCTCCGCCCCTTACATTCAGCAGCGTGATGATGGTGGCATAGAGGAGGCTGGGGTCAATGGGCTGAAGCGAGTAGACTCGGAACGCACTCAGGTTTCTGATTCACTTTCAAGTGATGAAGACGACGGACAGTTGGAGGCCATGGCCAAATCTCGGCAGCTGAAGCGACAGCGAGAGAAACGAGAGGCGGTGAATTCACTATTCCGTCATGTCTTGCTTTATAAGCAGCAGTATGAGAGCAGCCGGATTCTTTATGCCTTCACTATTTTAGAGACTATACTTCGGACAAGTGCCGGGCCATTTGTAGAGGCTCTCTCTAATACTTCTCTGGATTGCAGCTCCACTGCCCATCTCAACCTCATCCAAAACCTTCTGCAAAGGCACCGGCAGGCTGAAGAAGGTGGAAGCTTCTATGGACAATTGCAGATCTCAACCCCACCAACTGCAGCCACTCCTGATCCTGCATCTTCTCCTCTCTATTCACCATCTTCCCCGTCTTCGCCACCAACTCTTCTACTTGAGCTGCTCACCTGCCTCTGTCTGCGGTACCTCCGCTCTCACTATCCGTCCTATGCTAATGTTCCCAACCCACAACTCCAGGCAAATCGGGAGGTGCAGGTGAAAAGCGTAGAGGTGCTAACTGAGTTGATGATTCAATTGGTCAGGGTGGCCCAGCAGGCTCAGATCGGAGACGCAAAGTGCTGTGCTAATCTGGAGGCGGTGCGTAACCTTCTTTGGAACTACAAGGTGCAGCAGTATGTTCTCCTTACCCTTTCGGCCTCCATGTATGTTTGCCAGCGGGGTGAGCGGTCTGACCAAAACACGGTGCTCGAGGAAGACCTCGACGGGGAGCTTTCTGAAGAGAATCTGATTAACCTTGGCAGAGATGGGACCTGGGCTGAACATCCGCTCCAGATCGCCCTGTTGAAACTTCTCAAGGTTCTTATTGTGTTGGAGCACCATGTGTGTCCTCCACACACCAAGGCACACGATTCACACAAAGATCATGATTCTAACCAACAGCGGCGGGCAGAACCTCCTTCCTCAGCCTTGGCTCGAGAGTGGCAAACAGCTGTTATGTTCCAGCAGTCCATCAAAGCAGTACGTTACGTTGCCAGTCAACCTATCACAGCTCAAGGCATGTTCGTGTCAGCAGCAGCCCGGGCTTTGCACCCACAGTACGGATGCGCCATGCACCCAGCCTGGGTAACTCTACTTTGTGAAGTGTTGCCATATTTAGGACGATCGCTGGCCATCATTGTATCGCCTATCATTGCCCAGATTTGCAAGAACCTGGAAGAGCTTGTTAAACAACATGAGCATGATGGAATCAAGTCTTCACATAA CAGCATCTTGAAAAGGGAGAATATCGCACCTGACTATCCTTTGACTCTGCTGGAAGGACTTACCACTATTACACACTACTGCCTTTTGGACCACAAGAAG GCAATTGTAAGCTGTGATGCTCCGGACATGCGAAACGCTAGCAATGCCATTTTGGATGAGTTTCCACACATGATCAGCAGCATGGCTTTACTTTGGGGCGTGGCCAAGGGCTGTGACTCCACCCATGGAAGCAGAGTGTCTCCCACCTCTGTGTACTTTAAGGGCACAAAG atcTTGAGGCAGAAGGTTCTAGAGTTCTTGATGCCATTGACTCAACAGTTCGGGATGCAGGTCATGGCCTCTGTTGCTGCTGTGTGGAGTAACAGGAGGAGCCGCAAAAGATGCTCCAGGAAAAAg ATTTTGCCTGATGCTAGTGATTCACAACTGACAGTGGTAGACCTGGTGAAGGCACTAAACACGCTCCGTACAGACACGATTCTACAGCTCATCAGAGAGGTGGTGAAGAAACCCCATCAGATCAAAGGAGACCAG AAGACTACTTTAGTTGACATTCCAATGCTACAGTTCAGCTATGTCTACATTCAAAG tcTTCCACCTCAGGCGCTTCAGGAGAACATCAACTCTCTCCTCTGTCTGCTCAGAGAATCTATCCAGCTCAACCTTGCCCCACCTGGACACTTCTTGCTCCTTgg CATGCTTAATGACTGTGTAAATAGACTTCCCAATATGGATAACAAGAGGGATACTAAAGAACTGCAG GAAGTGAGCCAGCGTATACTGGAGGCAGTGGGAGCTGTGGCCGGCTCGTCTCTTGAGCAGACCAGCTGGCTGAGTCGTAACCTGGAAGTGAAAGCTCAACCTCAAGTCTGTCTACAAGGAGAAGATGATGATCATGAAGCCAATGATTCTGATG AGTGTGCAGGTCAGGGCAGCACTATGGTGTCGTCTTCGGCGCCATCTGTATTCAGTGTACAAGCTTTGGCTCTGCTGGCTGAA gttctGGCTCCTCTTTTGGACATGGTCTATCGCAGTGATGAGAAAGAGAAAGCTGTGCCTCTTATTTCTCGTCTCATGTATTATGTTTTTCCCTATCTAAAAAATCACAG TGCGTATAACATGCCTAGTTTCTGTGCGGGTGCTCAGTTGTTGAGCAGTCTGAGTGGATACGCTTACACTAAACGGGCGTGGAAGAAAGAAGTGCTTGAGCTCTTTATGGACCCAATGTTTTTCACGATGGACTCTTCATGTACCTGCCA TTGGAGATCCATCATAGACCATCTGCTAACTCATGAGAAAGCAATGTTTAAAGACTTGATGA ATATGCAGAGCAGTTCTTTGAAGCTATTCAACAGCGCCGAGCAGAAGCCAATGTTACTGAAACGTCAGGCTTTTGCCATGTTCAGTGGAGAGAATGACCAGTATCACTTCTATTTGCCTCTTATACAAG AGCGTCTAACAGAGAACCTGCGTGTGGGACAGACCCCAGCAGTGTCGGCTCAGATGTTCCTCATGTTCCGTGTTCTTCTGTTGAGGATCTCACCACAACATCTCACCTCACTCTGGCCAATCATGGTGACTGAGCTG aTACGTATTTTTAATCGCCTAGAGAAGACCCTGCTGGATGATAAAGAGGTTTCCAA GAGTAAATTACGGGGCGGCCATGACAAGAATGGTTTTCTGGGCTTCCCGCAGGCAGAGTTGGACATGTACCTGTCAGCCTGCAAATTCCTGGACACAGCGGTGTCCTTCCCACCTGAGCAGATGCCGCTGTTTCAAAT GTATCGCTGGGCTTTTATTCCTGAAGTAGACGTGGAGCATTTTGATGGTCCTGAAAACACTCTTTTGGAAGAAGAACAAGAGTGTAAACCTCATGTCGTCAAAATACTGGATGGAATCAACCGACGTTACAGG GAGCTGAATGGAACAGTAGGAGAGTCGGGCACAGACCGTGTGGAGTTCCCTCTGCTGACTCTGCGATCTCTTTCTTCAATCGTGGATCTTGTGCCGTTCTTCAATACCCTCTGCTGCTCATTTACCAGCTCTTCCAGCCTCTCCGCGCCCCTCCCACGCTATACCGCAGACTACCCACCTCCCAGCAGCCACAGAGTCATGAAACGCCTGGAGCAAATCATAGAAGGAGAGTTCCTAGACGGAATGGACATTTAG